A section of the Saccharopolyspora gregorii genome encodes:
- a CDS encoding lycopene cyclase family protein codes for MVDVLIVGAGPAGRAVAAACADTGLDTTVVDPAPRRGWGQTYGSWVDELPASVPRDALAAVTGSMLAYGTARHELDRPYAVLDNTALWKHLWRPDVQDVTGRVVGAEHGPTGSTVHLKDGRRLAAALVVDASGAARVLSGGRPARTAAQQSAVGVVLDSAAAEPLCPPGSGVFMDWRSAPDTRGGWPTFLYCVRLGGGAVLLEETSLARRPSLPLALLRRRLHGRLAAAGIEVPDGAVEERVRFPVDDPVPLPGRVVAFGASGGLVHPASGFSVAAALRQAPWLAGALSAGLSAGPAKASKAAWAISWPPRAVAVHGLRRRALRALLAFPPELVPEFFDVFFSLPDADQAVFLAADHDPARTAAVMTALFRRSPWSVRRRLVTGGFGPGGGEAQHGFGGL; via the coding sequence GTGGTGGACGTGCTCATCGTGGGGGCGGGGCCGGCCGGACGGGCGGTGGCCGCGGCCTGCGCCGACACCGGGCTGGACACGACCGTGGTGGATCCGGCGCCGCGGCGCGGCTGGGGGCAGACCTACGGCTCCTGGGTCGACGAACTGCCCGCGTCGGTCCCGCGCGACGCGCTCGCCGCCGTGACCGGCTCGATGCTGGCCTACGGCACCGCGCGCCACGAACTGGACCGGCCTTACGCCGTGCTGGACAACACCGCGCTGTGGAAGCACCTGTGGCGACCCGACGTGCAGGACGTGACGGGCCGCGTGGTGGGCGCCGAGCACGGCCCGACCGGATCGACGGTGCACCTCAAGGACGGCAGGCGGCTCGCCGCCGCCCTCGTCGTCGACGCCTCCGGCGCGGCGCGGGTGCTCTCCGGCGGCCGCCCGGCGCGGACCGCGGCCCAGCAGTCCGCGGTGGGCGTGGTGCTGGACTCGGCTGCGGCCGAACCGCTGTGCCCGCCGGGGTCCGGGGTGTTCATGGACTGGCGGTCCGCGCCCGACACCCGAGGCGGCTGGCCGACCTTCCTGTACTGCGTGCGGCTCGGCGGCGGCGCGGTGCTGCTGGAGGAGACCTCGCTGGCGCGGCGGCCGTCGCTGCCGCTGGCGCTGCTGCGCCGCCGGCTGCACGGCAGGCTCGCGGCGGCGGGCATCGAGGTGCCCGACGGGGCCGTCGAGGAGCGGGTGCGGTTCCCGGTGGACGATCCGGTGCCGTTGCCGGGCCGGGTCGTGGCGTTCGGCGCCTCCGGTGGCCTGGTGCACCCGGCCAGCGGGTTCAGCGTGGCCGCCGCGCTGCGGCAGGCGCCGTGGCTGGCGGGAGCGCTCAGCGCGGGCCTGAGCGCGGGTCCGGCGAAGGCGTCGAAGGCGGCCTGGGCGATCTCCTGGCCGCCGCGCGCGGTCGCGGTGCACGGGCTGCGCAGGCGGGCGCTGCGCGCGCTGCTGGCGTTCCCGCCGGAACTGGTGCCCGAGTTCTTCGACGTGTTCTTCTCGCTGCCCGACGCCGACCAGGCCGTGTTCCTCGCGGCGGACCACGACCCCGCCCGGACGGCGGCGGTGATGACGGCGCTGTTCCGCCGCTCCCCCTGGTCCGTCCGGCGTAGGCTCGTGACCGGCGGATTCGGCCCCGGAGGCGGCGAGGCGCAGCACGGCTTCGGCGGTCTCTGA
- a CDS encoding GGDEF domain-containing protein: MSAGSIDPVLALVNEVRFAFQPLINVKTGAIVAVEALARPTGGDVHGLFREAARHRRLTELDVELARSAVTAAADHETLLPLHLNLFGGTVTHDLPRIERLRERLHEVGRREHEVTLEIGPPFARLDPGQLVEGVQALKADGFQIAVDGVGDGDVPLALIADMEPGMVKLDRGVVSGLPDSAARRAVLEAVRHLCEAADADLVAEGVENDRQLSALRRTGVRLVQGNLLAPPARRPPTTITVPGVAAEVTDPAGQPVNTLAAGPRVTEFLSPATLLPVDATADKVRGVLADHPEISGVVLVDEHNRPQYTIDRNRFLLAVTGPYGHALHAKRPASRLADEPRVVTTATTAIEALSLVTRSDQYRMYDDAIVVDESGRCLGAVRAGHLIRGMADLKVEEAAALNPLTRLPGSDSIARDVGRRIAAGDVFAVSWLDIDEFKSVNDGAGFSAGDDLIRSIGRVLTDAATSLPSVRVGHVGGDDFLLVADLDDLVPLSELLLDPPREAGGVPVTLSLATLVCTQSTVTGYDEASRLLAPLKHRAKDLTGSSWVMSRPGSDHVDVLRGKPAPQPFAVPDDPAGGIFPAHDPDRRRPQSRLR, from the coding sequence ATGAGTGCAGGCAGCATCGACCCCGTGCTCGCGCTGGTCAACGAAGTGCGCTTCGCGTTCCAGCCCCTGATCAACGTCAAGACCGGTGCCATCGTGGCGGTGGAGGCCCTCGCCCGGCCCACCGGTGGGGACGTGCACGGCCTGTTCCGGGAAGCGGCCCGGCACCGCAGGCTCACCGAGCTCGACGTCGAGCTGGCGCGCAGCGCCGTGACCGCGGCCGCGGACCACGAGACGCTGTTACCGCTGCACCTCAACCTCTTCGGCGGCACCGTCACCCACGACCTGCCCCGCATCGAACGGCTGCGGGAGCGGTTGCACGAGGTGGGCCGCCGCGAGCACGAGGTGACCTTGGAGATCGGCCCGCCGTTCGCCCGCCTCGATCCGGGCCAGCTGGTGGAGGGCGTGCAGGCGCTCAAGGCCGACGGCTTCCAGATCGCGGTGGACGGCGTCGGCGACGGTGACGTGCCGCTGGCGCTCATCGCCGACATGGAACCGGGCATGGTGAAGCTGGACCGGGGCGTGGTGAGCGGCCTGCCGGATTCGGCGGCGCGCCGGGCGGTGCTGGAGGCGGTGCGGCACCTGTGCGAGGCCGCGGACGCCGACCTCGTCGCCGAAGGAGTGGAGAACGACCGGCAGCTCTCGGCGCTGCGGCGCACCGGGGTGCGGCTGGTGCAGGGCAACCTGCTGGCCCCGCCCGCGCGCCGGCCTCCGACCACGATCACCGTTCCGGGCGTGGCCGCCGAGGTCACCGACCCGGCCGGGCAGCCGGTGAACACGCTCGCGGCCGGCCCGCGGGTCACCGAGTTCCTCTCCCCCGCCACGCTGCTGCCGGTGGACGCGACCGCCGACAAGGTGCGCGGCGTGCTCGCCGACCACCCCGAGATCAGCGGTGTCGTGCTCGTCGACGAGCACAACCGGCCGCAGTACACCATCGACCGCAACCGGTTCCTGCTCGCCGTCACCGGTCCGTACGGGCACGCGCTGCACGCGAAGCGCCCGGCTTCGCGGCTGGCCGACGAACCCCGCGTGGTCACCACCGCGACCACCGCCATCGAGGCGTTGAGCCTGGTCACCCGGTCCGATCAGTACCGGATGTACGACGACGCGATCGTCGTCGACGAGTCCGGCCGCTGCCTGGGCGCGGTGCGGGCCGGGCACCTCATCCGCGGCATGGCGGACCTGAAGGTGGAGGAGGCGGCGGCGCTGAACCCGCTGACCAGGCTGCCCGGCAGCGACTCCATCGCCAGGGACGTGGGCAGGCGGATCGCCGCCGGGGACGTGTTCGCGGTGAGCTGGCTGGACATCGACGAGTTCAAGTCGGTCAACGACGGCGCCGGGTTCTCCGCCGGGGACGACCTGATCCGGTCGATCGGGCGGGTGCTGACGGATGCGGCGACCTCGCTGCCGTCGGTGCGCGTCGGGCACGTCGGCGGCGACGACTTCCTGCTGGTCGCCGACCTGGACGACCTGGTACCGCTGTCCGAGCTGCTGCTGGACCCGCCGCGGGAGGCGGGCGGGGTGCCGGTGACGCTGTCGCTGGCGACGCTGGTGTGCACGCAGAGCACCGTGACCGGCTACGACGAGGCGTCCCGGCTGCTGGCGCCGCTGAAGCACCGCGCGAAGGACCTCACCGGGTCGAGCTGGGTGATGTCGCGCCCGGGTTCGGACCACGTGGACGTGCTGCGCGGGAAACCGGCGCCGCAGCCGTTCGCCGTGCCGGACGACCCGGCGGGCGGCATCTTCCCGGCGCACGACCCGGACCGGCGCCGGCCGCAGTCCCGGCTGCGCTGA
- a CDS encoding cysteine desulfurase — MTAQPLTTAGAAAGPLDVAAIRSDFPILGRTIRDDRRLVYLDSGATSQRPRQVLDAERAFVETSNAAVHRGAHQLAEEATDAYEDARAKIARFVGAGVDEVVFTKNATEGVNLVAYAMSNAATSGPEAERFRLGPGDEVVVSEMEHHANLVPWQELCRRTGATLRWFGVTEDGRLDLSDVSAVITERAKVVAVAHQSNVLGTVNPLDEVVARAHQVGALVVLDACQSVPHAPVDFAELDVDFAVFSGHKMLGPSGVGVLYGRHELLRAMPPFITGGSMIEMVHIDRATFAEPPQRFEAGVPMTSQVVGLGAAVDYLSVVGMERIAAHEKKLAAAALDELSAIDGVRIIGPATTEARGATVAFVVEGVHPHDVGQVLDSQGVEVRVGHHCAWPLHRAFGVPATVRASFYLYNDLDEVRALGEAVREAQRFFGVG; from the coding sequence ATGACCGCTCAGCCCCTCACCACTGCCGGTGCGGCCGCGGGCCCGCTGGACGTCGCGGCGATCCGCTCCGACTTCCCGATCCTGGGCCGCACGATCCGCGATGACCGGCGCCTGGTGTACCTGGACTCGGGGGCGACGTCGCAGCGCCCCCGCCAGGTGCTGGACGCGGAGCGCGCCTTCGTCGAGACCTCCAACGCGGCGGTGCACCGCGGTGCCCACCAGCTCGCGGAGGAGGCCACCGACGCCTACGAGGACGCCCGCGCCAAGATCGCCCGCTTCGTGGGTGCCGGGGTGGACGAGGTCGTGTTCACCAAGAACGCGACCGAGGGCGTCAACCTGGTCGCGTACGCGATGAGCAACGCCGCGACGTCCGGTCCCGAGGCGGAGCGCTTCCGCCTCGGCCCGGGCGACGAGGTCGTGGTCAGCGAGATGGAGCACCACGCGAACCTCGTGCCGTGGCAGGAGCTGTGCCGCCGCACCGGGGCGACGCTGCGCTGGTTCGGCGTCACCGAGGACGGCAGGCTCGACCTGTCCGACGTGTCCGCGGTGATCACCGAGCGGGCCAAGGTCGTCGCCGTCGCGCACCAGTCCAACGTGCTCGGCACGGTGAACCCGCTCGACGAGGTCGTGGCGCGGGCGCACCAGGTCGGCGCGCTGGTCGTGCTCGACGCGTGCCAGTCGGTGCCGCACGCGCCGGTGGACTTCGCCGAGCTCGACGTGGACTTCGCGGTGTTCTCCGGGCACAAGATGCTCGGGCCCTCCGGGGTCGGCGTGCTCTACGGGCGGCACGAGCTGCTGCGCGCGATGCCGCCGTTCATCACCGGCGGGTCGATGATCGAGATGGTGCACATCGACCGCGCCACGTTCGCCGAACCGCCGCAGCGGTTCGAGGCGGGCGTGCCGATGACCTCCCAGGTCGTCGGGCTCGGCGCGGCCGTGGACTACCTGTCGGTGGTCGGCATGGAACGCATCGCCGCGCACGAGAAGAAGCTGGCCGCGGCGGCGCTCGACGAGCTGTCGGCGATCGACGGGGTGCGCATCATCGGCCCCGCCACCACCGAGGCCCGCGGTGCCACGGTCGCGTTCGTGGTCGAAGGCGTGCACCCGCACGACGTCGGCCAGGTGCTCGACAGCCAAGGCGTCGAGGTGCGCGTCGGTCACCACTGCGCGTGGCCGCTGCACCGGGCGTTCGGCGTGCCCGCGACGGTCCGCGCCAGCTTCTACCTGTACAACGATCTGGACGAGGTCCGGGCGCTCGGGGAAGCTGTGCGGGAGGCCCAGCGTTTCTTCGGTGTCGGGTGA
- the sufD gene encoding Fe-S cluster assembly protein SufD, translated as MTSTTDTADAQHGLTEHSHGGAVVPQSSRGERFTSYDVEAFEVPGGREEDWRFTPIKRLKGLHDGTAKATASLNVEVEASAEVAVETVGRDDERLGKGGVPADRIAAQAWSSFEQATVITIPKDVQPAEPVSVVVHGPGEGETAFGHIQIRAERFAEAVVVLDYRGSGVLGENVEFVTDDSARLSVVSVHDWADDATQVSSEHAYLGRDAVFRHLAVTLGGDLVRVNTTITYGDKGGDAELLGLYFADAGQHLEHRMLVDHAQPNCRSNVLYKGALQGDAAHSVWIGDVLIRAAAEGTETFELNRNLVLTEGARADSVPNLEIETGEIEGAGHASATGRFDDEQLFYLQARGIPKEQARRLVVRGFFGEILQKITVPAVRERLEAAIEAELAVVGA; from the coding sequence ATGACGAGCACCACTGACACCGCCGACGCCCAGCACGGCCTGACCGAACACTCCCACGGGGGTGCGGTCGTGCCGCAGTCCTCCCGCGGCGAGCGCTTCACCTCCTACGACGTCGAGGCCTTCGAGGTCCCCGGCGGCCGCGAGGAGGACTGGCGGTTCACCCCGATCAAGCGGCTCAAGGGGCTGCACGACGGCACCGCGAAGGCGACCGCCTCGCTGAACGTCGAGGTCGAGGCGAGCGCCGAGGTCGCGGTCGAGACCGTCGGCCGCGACGACGAGCGCCTCGGCAAAGGCGGCGTGCCCGCCGACCGGATCGCGGCGCAGGCCTGGAGCTCCTTCGAGCAGGCCACCGTCATCACCATCCCGAAGGACGTGCAGCCGGCCGAGCCGGTCAGCGTCGTCGTGCACGGCCCCGGCGAGGGCGAGACGGCGTTCGGGCACATCCAGATCCGCGCCGAGCGGTTCGCCGAAGCGGTCGTCGTCCTCGACTACCGCGGCTCCGGCGTGCTGGGCGAGAACGTCGAGTTCGTCACCGACGACTCCGCCCGGCTCTCGGTCGTGTCCGTGCACGACTGGGCCGACGACGCGACCCAGGTCAGCTCCGAGCACGCCTACCTGGGCCGGGACGCGGTGTTCCGGCACCTGGCGGTGACCCTCGGCGGCGACCTGGTCCGGGTCAACACCACGATCACCTACGGGGACAAGGGCGGGGACGCCGAGCTGCTCGGCCTGTACTTCGCCGACGCGGGCCAGCACCTGGAACACCGGATGCTGGTCGACCACGCGCAGCCGAACTGCCGCAGCAACGTGCTCTACAAGGGCGCGCTGCAGGGCGACGCGGCGCACTCGGTGTGGATCGGCGACGTGCTGATCCGGGCCGCGGCCGAAGGCACCGAGACCTTCGAGCTGAACCGGAACCTGGTGCTCACCGAAGGCGCCCGCGCCGACTCGGTGCCGAACCTGGAGATCGAGACCGGTGAGATCGAAGGCGCCGGTCACGCCAGCGCCACCGGCCGGTTCGACGACGAGCAGCTGTTCTACCTGCAGGCCCGCGGCATCCCGAAGGAGCAGGCCCGCCGACTGGTGGTCCGCGGCTTCTTCGGCGAGATCCTGCAGAAGATCACGGTGCCCGCGGTCCGGGAGCGGCTGGAGGCCGCGATCGAGGCCGAGCTGGCCGTCGTCGGCGCCTGA
- a CDS encoding deoxyguanosinetriphosphate triphosphohydrolase family protein: protein MRTDPPVERTSRRSDAVRAGRPASDLAASPFRADRDRVSSSAFFARLGGVTQVVTPSGSGMLLHNRLTHSLKVAQVARAIGERLCADPDAAAVMDELGGCDLDVVEAAGLGHDLGHPPFGHLGETVLDRIARQDFGLVDGFEGNAQSFRIVSSIDVRGDPGGAGDGLDLTAAVRAALLKYPWTRRHRPSPHPRDLRVPPRGASEPDEAPGTGSAKFSCYVTELEDMRDCRSVFRGRIESWQQTVEASVMDTADDIAYAIHDLEDFHRVGILQHTTVSNELTEWLAHQVELVKLGDADLAGTEHLPGRSLERLRRRLHAKDSWIASDAAFTDAVKRVLDELVAKLLQVPFDRSKQAEQAVAVFSGEWTRRLVEGVRVERTPTVRSGHVSLAPEQWHEVQVLKFVHRRFVLQRPDLALHQRGQDRLLTKLVTALDSWLIDRSEAARLPHRLRDLFERARAEFAELRGSDPIALSTGGHELGAADLERWARGRAVIDFVASLTDDQAASLLEALSGRTTRLFSEISI from the coding sequence ATGCGAACCGATCCTCCGGTCGAGCGAACCTCCCGCCGCAGCGACGCAGTCCGCGCCGGACGCCCGGCCTCCGACCTGGCGGCCAGCCCGTTCCGGGCCGACCGGGACCGGGTGTCGAGCTCCGCGTTCTTCGCCCGCCTCGGCGGTGTCACGCAGGTCGTGACGCCCAGCGGGTCGGGGATGCTGCTGCACAACCGGCTCACGCACAGCTTGAAGGTGGCCCAGGTGGCGCGAGCCATCGGCGAGCGGTTGTGCGCCGATCCGGACGCGGCGGCGGTGATGGACGAGCTCGGCGGCTGCGACCTGGACGTGGTGGAGGCCGCCGGGCTGGGGCACGACCTGGGGCACCCGCCGTTCGGACACCTCGGGGAGACGGTGCTGGACCGGATCGCGCGCCAGGACTTCGGGCTCGTGGACGGTTTCGAGGGCAACGCGCAGTCGTTCCGGATCGTGAGTTCGATCGACGTGCGCGGCGACCCGGGTGGTGCCGGGGACGGCCTGGACCTCACGGCCGCGGTGCGCGCCGCACTGCTGAAGTACCCGTGGACCCGGCGGCACCGCCCGTCGCCGCACCCGCGCGACCTGCGGGTCCCGCCGCGGGGCGCGTCGGAGCCGGACGAGGCGCCGGGCACCGGCTCGGCGAAGTTCTCTTGCTACGTCACCGAGTTGGAGGACATGCGGGACTGCCGGTCGGTGTTCCGCGGCCGCATCGAGAGCTGGCAGCAGACCGTCGAAGCCTCGGTGATGGACACCGCCGACGACATCGCCTACGCGATCCACGACCTGGAGGACTTCCACCGGGTCGGCATCCTGCAGCACACCACCGTGTCCAACGAGCTCACCGAATGGCTGGCGCACCAGGTGGAGCTGGTGAAGCTGGGCGACGCGGACCTCGCGGGCACCGAGCACCTGCCGGGCCGGTCGCTGGAGCGCCTGCGGCGCAGGCTGCACGCGAAGGACTCCTGGATCGCCTCGGACGCGGCGTTCACGGATGCGGTGAAGCGGGTGCTCGACGAGCTGGTCGCGAAGCTGCTCCAGGTGCCGTTCGACCGCTCCAAGCAGGCCGAGCAGGCGGTCGCGGTGTTCTCCGGCGAGTGGACGCGGCGGCTGGTGGAGGGCGTGCGGGTGGAGCGGACGCCGACGGTGCGCTCCGGGCACGTGTCGCTGGCACCGGAGCAGTGGCACGAGGTGCAGGTGCTCAAGTTCGTGCACCGCCGCTTCGTGCTGCAACGCCCCGACCTGGCGCTGCACCAGCGCGGCCAGGACCGGTTGCTGACGAAGCTGGTGACCGCGCTCGACTCGTGGTTGATCGACCGCAGCGAGGCGGCGCGGCTGCCGCACCGGCTGCGGGACCTGTTCGAACGGGCCCGCGCGGAGTTCGCGGAGCTGCGCGGGAGCGATCCGATCGCGCTGTCGACCGGCGGCCACGAGCTCGGCGCGGCGGACCTGGAGCGGTGGGCCCGCGGTCGCGCGGTGATCGACTTCGTGGCCTCGCTGACCGACGACCAGGCCGCGTCCCTCCTCGAAGCGCTCTCCGGCAGGACGACCCGCCTGTTCTCGGAGATCTCGATCTGA
- the sufC gene encoding Fe-S cluster assembly ATPase SufC — MATLEIKDLHGSVLTEEGAKPILNGVNLTIDSGQIHAIMGPNGSGKSTLAYAIAGHPKYQIDSGSVLLDGEDVLEMSVDERARAGLFLAMQYPVEVPGVSMSNFLRTAAGAVRGEAPQIRHWVKEVKQAMTELDIDPSFAERSVNEGFSGGEKKRHEILQLDLLDPKFAILDETDSGLDVDALRVVSEGVNRYTSKGDKGVLLITHYTRILNHITPDHVHVFAGGKVVESGGPELADELEKNGYVRFTGKKEAVAQS, encoded by the coding sequence ATGGCCACCCTGGAGATCAAGGACCTGCACGGTTCCGTCCTCACCGAGGAAGGCGCCAAGCCGATCCTCAACGGCGTGAACCTCACGATCGACTCCGGCCAGATCCACGCGATCATGGGCCCGAACGGTTCCGGCAAGTCCACCCTGGCCTACGCCATCGCCGGGCACCCCAAGTACCAGATCGACTCCGGCTCCGTCCTGCTCGACGGCGAGGACGTGCTGGAGATGAGCGTGGACGAGCGCGCCCGCGCCGGCCTGTTCCTCGCCATGCAGTACCCGGTGGAGGTGCCGGGCGTGTCCATGTCGAACTTCCTGCGCACCGCCGCCGGTGCCGTCCGCGGTGAGGCCCCGCAGATCCGGCACTGGGTCAAGGAGGTCAAGCAGGCGATGACCGAGCTCGACATCGACCCGTCGTTCGCCGAGCGCAGCGTCAACGAGGGCTTCTCCGGCGGCGAGAAGAAGCGGCACGAGATCCTGCAGCTGGACCTGCTGGACCCGAAGTTCGCCATCCTCGACGAGACCGACTCCGGCCTGGACGTCGACGCGCTGCGCGTCGTGTCCGAGGGCGTCAACCGGTACACATCCAAGGGCGACAAGGGCGTGCTGCTGATCACGCACTACACCCGCATCCTGAACCACATCACGCCGGACCACGTGCACGTGTTCGCCGGCGGCAAGGTCGTCGAGTCGGGCGGGCCGGAGCTGGCCGACGAGCTCGAGAAGAACGGCTACGTGCGGTTCACCGGCAAGAAGGAGGCCGTCGCGCAGTCATGA
- the sufB gene encoding Fe-S cluster assembly protein SufB codes for MTAAAEQRTPTTASNNSGQLSQEETLATLGNYEYGWADKDVAGEGARRGLNEDVVREISAKKDEPEWMLQARLKALRLFERKPMPNWGADLSGIDFDNIKYFVRSTEQQAQSWEDLPEDIKNTYDRLGIPEAEKQRLVAGVAAQYESEVVYHKIREDLEEKGVQFLDTDTALREHPETFKEYFGSVIPAGDNKFSALNTAVWSGGSFIYVPKGVHVDIPLQAYFRINTENMGQFERTLIVVDEDAYVHYVEGCTAPIYSSDSLHSAVVEIVVKKGARCRYTTIQNWSNNVYNLVTKRAKAEEGATMEWVDGNLGSKVTMKYPSVFLMGEHAKGEVLSVAFAGEGQHQDAGAKMEHLAPHTSSTIVSKSIARGGGRTSYRGLVKVAKRANHSASTVKCDALLVDTISRSDTYPYVDVRVDDVSMGHEATVSKVSDDQLFYLMQRGLTEDEAMAMIVRGFVEPIARELPMEYALELNRLIELQMEGAVG; via the coding sequence ATGACTGCCGCTGCCGAGCAGCGCACACCCACCACGGCGTCGAACAACTCTGGCCAGCTCAGCCAAGAGGAGACGCTGGCGACCCTGGGCAACTACGAGTACGGCTGGGCCGACAAGGACGTCGCGGGCGAAGGCGCGCGACGCGGGCTCAACGAGGACGTCGTCCGGGAGATCTCGGCCAAGAAGGACGAGCCGGAGTGGATGCTCCAAGCGCGGCTGAAGGCGCTGCGGCTGTTCGAGCGCAAGCCGATGCCGAACTGGGGCGCCGACCTGTCGGGCATCGACTTCGACAACATCAAGTACTTCGTGCGCTCGACCGAACAGCAGGCCCAGAGCTGGGAGGACCTGCCCGAGGACATCAAGAACACCTACGACCGGCTGGGCATCCCGGAAGCGGAGAAGCAGCGGCTCGTCGCCGGTGTCGCCGCCCAGTACGAGTCCGAGGTGGTCTACCACAAGATCCGCGAGGACCTCGAGGAGAAGGGCGTCCAGTTCCTGGACACCGACACCGCGCTGCGCGAGCACCCGGAGACCTTCAAGGAGTACTTCGGCTCGGTCATCCCGGCCGGGGACAACAAGTTCTCCGCGCTGAACACCGCGGTGTGGTCCGGCGGCTCGTTCATCTACGTGCCGAAGGGCGTGCACGTCGACATCCCGCTGCAGGCCTACTTCCGGATCAACACCGAGAACATGGGCCAGTTCGAGCGGACGCTGATCGTCGTCGACGAGGACGCCTACGTCCACTACGTCGAGGGCTGCACCGCCCCGATCTACTCCAGCGACTCGCTGCACTCGGCGGTCGTGGAGATCGTGGTCAAGAAGGGCGCTCGCTGCCGCTACACGACCATCCAGAACTGGTCGAACAACGTCTACAACCTGGTCACCAAGCGGGCCAAGGCCGAAGAGGGCGCGACCATGGAGTGGGTCGACGGCAACCTCGGCTCCAAGGTCACCATGAAGTACCCGTCGGTGTTCCTGATGGGCGAGCACGCCAAGGGCGAGGTGCTCTCGGTGGCGTTCGCCGGTGAGGGCCAGCACCAGGACGCGGGCGCGAAGATGGAGCACCTGGCGCCGCACACCTCCTCGACGATCGTCTCCAAGTCGATCGCCCGCGGTGGTGGCCGCACCTCCTACCGGGGTCTGGTCAAGGTCGCCAAGCGCGCCAACCACTCGGCCTCCACGGTCAAGTGCGACGCGCTGCTGGTGGACACCATCAGCCGCTCGGACACCTACCCGTACGTCGACGTGCGCGTCGACGACGTGTCCATGGGCCACGAGGCCACCGTCTCCAAGGTCAGCGACGACCAGCTGTTCTACCTGATGCAGCGCGGCCTGACCGAGGACGAGGCGATGGCGATGATCGTGCGCGGCTTCGTGGAGCCGATCGCGCGGGAGCTGCCCATGGAGTACGCGCTGGAACTGAACCGCCTGATCGAGCTGCAGATGGAAGGGGCCGTCGGCTGA
- a CDS encoding metal-sulfur cluster assembly factor has protein sequence MTDRTQVQDEQAAAGEATDVARGAENLPEPPAPAAELAALEDVEEALRDVVDPELGINVVDLGLVYDVRVEQDNSATVDMTLTSAACPLTDVIEEQARSALTGGPGGGLVSDFRINWVWMPPWGPEKITEEGREQLRALGFTV, from the coding sequence ATGACAGACCGAACCCAGGTGCAGGACGAGCAAGCAGCCGCGGGCGAGGCCACCGACGTGGCGCGCGGCGCCGAGAACCTGCCGGAGCCCCCGGCTCCGGCCGCGGAACTCGCCGCGCTCGAAGACGTCGAAGAGGCGCTGCGCGACGTCGTGGACCCCGAACTGGGGATCAACGTCGTCGACCTCGGCCTCGTCTACGACGTGCGCGTGGAGCAGGACAACAGCGCCACGGTGGACATGACGCTGACCTCGGCGGCCTGCCCGCTGACCGACGTGATCGAGGAGCAGGCCCGCTCCGCGCTCACCGGCGGTCCGGGCGGCGGCCTGGTCAGCGACTTCCGCATCAACTGGGTGTGGATGCCGCCGTGGGGCCCGGAGAAGATCACCGAGGAGGGGCGCGAGCAGCTGCGCGCGCTCGGCTTCACCGTCTGA
- the sufU gene encoding Fe-S cluster assembly sulfur transfer protein SufU, whose amino-acid sequence MQLEQMYQEIILDHYRNPHGHGLRDPFDAESSQVNPVCGDEVTLRVRLAGNGLDATVEDVSYEGQGCSISQASISVLTDLVVGKSVKEAMGRQAAFSELMQGRGQVEPDEDVLEDGIAFAGVAKYPARVKCALLGWMAFKDAVSRVVDEVGAS is encoded by the coding sequence ATGCAGCTCGAACAGATGTACCAGGAGATCATCCTGGACCACTACCGCAACCCGCACGGGCACGGCCTGCGGGACCCGTTCGACGCGGAGTCCTCGCAGGTCAACCCGGTGTGCGGGGACGAGGTGACGTTGCGGGTCCGGCTGGCGGGCAACGGCCTCGACGCCACCGTCGAAGACGTCTCCTACGAGGGGCAGGGCTGTTCGATCAGCCAGGCCTCGATCTCCGTGCTCACCGACCTCGTCGTCGGCAAGTCGGTGAAGGAGGCGATGGGCAGGCAGGCCGCGTTCAGCGAACTCATGCAGGGTCGCGGCCAGGTCGAACCCGACGAGGACGTCCTGGAGGACGGCATCGCCTTCGCGGGGGTGGCGAAGTACCCGGCGCGCGTGAAGTGCGCGTTGCTGGGCTGGATGGCTTTCAAGGACGCCGTTTCGCGCGTCGTCGACGAAGTGGGAGCGTCATGA